One region of Drosophila kikkawai strain 14028-0561.14 chromosome 2R, DkikHiC1v2, whole genome shotgun sequence genomic DNA includes:
- the DJ-1alpha gene encoding LOW QUALITY PROTEIN: protein DJ-1alpha (The sequence of the model RefSeq protein was modified relative to this genomic sequence to represent the inferred CDS: inserted 1 base in 1 codon): MLSAFRRSWPRLGPALLQAHSLVRRAKSSQEAKSALIILAPGAEEIEFTISADVLRRAKINVTVAGLSDSEPVKCSRGVVLVPDTSLEQAVAQGSYDAVVLPGGLAGNKALMNSKAVGDLLHCQESKGGLIAAICAAPTTLGKHGIALGKSLTSHPDMKPQLEDKYCYVDDKIVVQDGNIITSRGPGTTFDFAXGIEVAQKVAKEMLFTFKS, encoded by the exons ATGCTGAGTGCTTTTCGGAGATCCTGGCCACGCCTTGGTCCTGCCCTGCTGCAGGCACATTCTCTGGTCAGGCGGGCCAAGAGCAGCCAGGAGGCAAAGAGTGCTCTTATCATACTGGCACCAGGAGCTGAGGAAATTGAGTTCACCATATCAGCCGATGTCCTGCGCCGAGCCAAA attAATGTCACCGTGGCTGGCTTGTCTGACTCTGAGCCGGTCAAGTGCTCCCGGGGTGTGGTTTTAGTGCCAGACACTTCCCTGGAGCAGGCGGTGGCCCAGGGAAGCTACGATGCGGTGGTCTTGCCTGGCGGTTTGGCCGGCAACAAGGCGTTGATGAACTCCAAGGCCGTTGGTGACTTGTTACACTGTCAGGAATCGAAGGGGGGTTTGATTGCAGCCATCTGCGCTGCGCCCACGACTCTGGGCAAGCATGGCATAGCACTGGGCAAATCCCTCACATCGCACCCGGACATGAAGCCCCAATTGGAGGACAAGTACTG CTATGTTGATGATAAGATTGTGGTTCAGGATGGTAATATAATCACGAGTCGTGGTCCTGGCACTACCTTTGATTTTG TTGGAATTGAAGTGGCTCAGAAGGTGGCCAAAGAAATGCTTTTTACGTTTAAATCTTAA
- the LOC108085105 gene encoding uncharacterized protein: MDISVLWLYLLLVSVLLVCQASTAESTLLFWACVYRLEICPFKTTTVATGG; the protein is encoded by the coding sequence ATGGATATCTCCGTGCTGTGGCTCTACCTGCTGCTGGTGTCCGTCCTGCTCGTGTGCCAGGCTTCTACGGCCGAGTCGACACTCCTATTTTGGGCTTGCGTTTACCGGCTGGAAATCTGCCCCTTCAAGACCACCACTGTAGCTACTGGCGGCTGA
- the LOC108085100 gene encoding uncharacterized protein, protein MIATWVCFYLVLIALFMTFLAPSAEGCFILLACLLASPYCPYNVTASG, encoded by the coding sequence ATGATTGCCACGTGGGTGTGCTTTTACCTGGTGCTCATTGCCCTGTTCATGACGTTCCTGGCCCCCTCGGCCGAGGGCTGCTTCATCCTGTTGGCCTGCCTGCTGGCCTCTCCCTACTGTCCCTACAACGTGACCGCCTCTGGATGA
- the LOC108085170 gene encoding uncharacterized protein, which produces MSKRVSIVLPDEMPLGLSKSEDAPKPKANLKSSMRAGPSIKSDLVPPVFVFVSPEISASSEVSSPRPTCSSPSGMSLNNWMRRDSSTGGSLDAESPAENWTMIRSGSSNNNLDTSCSSIKQFLRSTVALVRAGESFTSVKHLFYNFIKSSSYSSHSSPSEEELSSRRMTSSPTASQLVRRENPYLSESNDTITSNNNSPQLTIPCPSQMTTCTHRSSYSSNPLKYEMSTSWLSDVSPLTGYTPNSTELSHKEVGYQSDVSLKTYASVQAQAKSQDTTSIQTQQKSQEDVLVDSTLMPAEGGLSCCTSEKDLSLGQSQGGDIKTLPELPKTLNLLSDAWETNKVRRSGGSSNRSLPHIKKHTRKSSPWRSPKMSPRRQAPKTAASEPTISAPETHSQDNRSARSSGSSQRSSRLTVRQAEKKTPQVSPRNSVTSGMSQKVVEVQDMEPSSQIEQICRSSEATGPERSSQMSRRVNFLFTIVSPEEGGPSQPENSTEKDIEERSTCVTYQEECKCHHCQDMRRAVRRVEYFQSPEGQKRMESKLLAKNFFMDLCALSKVRKEIQADLYGTRKHPSSRVSYPVSICGACRLDGGSLTLNWFTHDLDCVDHFEFFVDDKRSKSVFNKRATSTVLIDVNASTEHRLKMRAVPVRGCGPQDSPVDKLMSEVAAGHMRNVRQGQLFASCLKFLDAQPQRSLVDFWTDSEFLYLPTCDPSCPGQKGR; this is translated from the coding sequence ATGTCGAAGAGGGTGAGCATTGTGCTGCCCGACGAGATGCCCTTGGGCTTGTCAAAAAGCGAGGATGCGCCAAAACCCAAGGCCAACCTAAAGAGCTCCATGAGAGCAGGACCCAGCATCAAATCGGATCTTGTGCCACCCGTGTTTGTGTTTGTCAGCCCGGAGATCAGTGCGAGTTCGGAGGTCTCAAGTCCACGGCCCACATGCAGTTCCCCCAGCGGCATGTCCCTCAACAATTGGATGCGCAGGGATTCTTCTACTGGAGGATCTTTGGATGCTGAATCACCCGCAGAGAACTGGACTATGATCCGCAGTGGGTCATCGAATAATAACTTGGATACCTCCTGTTCTTCCATCAAGCAGTTCCTCAGGAGCACAGTGGCCTTGGTCAGAGCAGGAGAGTCCTTTACGTCTGTAAAGCACCTTTTCTACAACTTTATCAAAAGCAGCAGCTACAGCTCGCATTCCAGCCCCTCGGAGGAGGAGCTCTCAAGTCGGCGGATGACTTCCTCACCCACTGCCTCCCAGCTGGTCCGCAGGGAAAACCCCTACCTCAGCGAGTCGAATGATACGATTACGTCGAACAACAACTCGCCCCAGTTAACCATTCCCTGCCCTTCGCAGATGACCACTTGTACGCACCGCTCCAGCTACTCATCCAACCCCCTGAAATACGAAATGTCGACCAGCTGGCTCTCAGACGTCTCCCCGCTGACGGGTTACACGCCCAACTCCACCGAGCTGAGCCACAAGGAAGTTGGCTATCAGAGCGATGTCTCCCTGAAAACCTACGCCTCCGTTCAGGCACAAGCGAAGAGCCAAGACACAACTTCCATTCAGACACAACAGAAAAGCCAAGAAGACGTTTTGGTAGACTCAACTTTAATGCCTGCTGAGGGCGGGCTGTCATGTTGTACCTCGGAAAAGGACTTGAGTCTAGGACAATCTCAGGGCGGAGATATCAAGACATTGCCCGAACTGCCAAAGACTTTAAACCTGTTGAGCGATGCCTGGGAAACCAACAAGGTTCGCAGATCCGGGGGCTCCAGCAATAGGTCCTTGCCACACATTAAAAAGCATACAAGAAAAAGTTCACCCTGGAGATCTCCCAAGATGTCACCTAGGAGACAGGCCCCCAAAACGGCGGCATCGGAACCCACCATCAGCGCCCCTGAAACCCATTCCCAGGACAATCGATCGGCGAGATCGAGTGGATCAAGCCAAAGAAGCAGTCGGCTGACGGTCAGACAAGCTGAAAAGAAGACGCCACAGGTGTCACCCAGAAACTCTGTGACTTCTGGCATGTCCCAGAAGGTTGTCGAAGTACAGGACATGGAGCCAAGTTCCCAGATTGAACAAATATGCAGATCCTCCGAGGCCACCGGACCAGAACGGAGTAGCCAAATGTCCCGTAGAGTAAATTTCCTGTTCACCATTGTAAGTCCCGAGGAGGGTGGCCCCAGCCAACCAGAAAATAGCACTGAAAAGGACATCGAAGAGCGTTCTACCTGTGTTACCTACCAGGAGGAGTGCAAATGTCACCACTGCCAGGACATGCGGAGGGCCGTCAGGCGGGTAGAGTACTTCCAGTCGCCCGAGGGCCAGAAGCGTATGGAGTCcaagctgctggccaagaacTTCTTCATGGATCTCTGTGCTCTTTCGAAGGTGCGCAAGGAGATCCAGGCCGACCTGTATGGCACTCGAAAACATCCTTCGTCGCGCGTCAGCTATCCGGTGAGCATCTGTGGCGCTTGCCGGCTGGACGGCGGATCCCTGACCCTCAACTGGTTCACCCACGACCTGGACTGTGTGGACCACTTCGAGTTCTTTGTGGACGACAAGCGGAGCAAGAGTGTCTTCAACAAGCGGGCCACCTCCACAGTGCTAATCGATGTGAATGCCTCGACGGAACATCGCCTAAAGATGCGCGCTGTGCCCGTGCGAGGATGCGGGCCACAGGACTCGCCTGTGGACAAGCTGATGTCGGAGGTGGCTGCCGGCCACATGAGGAATGTACGGCAGGGCCAGCTCTTTGCCAGCTGCCTTAAATTCCTGGACGCCCAGCCACAGCGTTCGCTGGTGGATTTCTGGACGGACAGCGAGTTCCTGTACCTGCCCACCTGTGACCCGTCGTGTCCAGGCCAGAAGGGCCGCTAA
- the CCHa2-R gene encoding neuropeptide CCHamide-2 receptor, with translation MDIAQALVASLAHAPLDGSGNGSGSGGNDSVLLATGASAEQHNASIDGGMVPYVPVLDRPETYIVTVLYTLIFIVGVLGNGTLVIIFFRHRSMRNIPNTYILSLALADLLVILVCVPVATIVYTQESWPFERNMCRISEFFKDISIGVSVFTLTALSGERYCAIVNPLRKLQTKPLTVFTAVMIWILAILLGMPSFLVSDIKSYPVLTANGNMTIEVCSPYRDPEYAQYMVAAKAFIYYLLPLSIIGALYIMMAKRLHISARDMPGEQQSMQSRTQARARRHVARMVVAFVVVFFICFFPYHVFELWYHFYPTAEEDFDDFWNVLRIVGFCTSFLNSCVNPVALYCVSGVFRQHFNRYLCCICVKRQPHLRQHSTATGMMDNTSVMSMRRSTYVGGCGAGGNLRASLHRNSNQGVGGGGALGGGAGRVGSFHRQDSMPLQHGNGHGAAAGGGTASGTSCGSAGRAVAVGEKR, from the exons ATGGACATAGCCCAGGCGCTGGTAGCCAGTCTGGCGCACGCCCCCCTGGATGGTAGTGGCaatgggagtgggagtggagGCAACGACAGCGTCCTCCTGGCAACAGGAGCGAGCGCAGAGCAACACAACGCCAGCATAGACGGCGGCATGGTGCCGTATGTGCCAGTGCTGGATCGCCCCGAGACATACATTGTCACCGTGCTGTACACGCTCATCTTCATCGTGGGCGTGCTGGGCAACGGCACGCTGGTCATCATCTTCTTTCGACACCGCTCCATGCGCAACATACCCAACAC CTACATCCTCTCGCTGGCCCTGGCCGATCTGCTAGTGATTCTGGTGTGCGTGCCCGTGGCCACCATTGTCTATACGCAGGAAAGCTGGCCCTTTGAGCGGAACATGTGCCGCATCAGCGAGTTCTTCAAGGACATCTCCATTGGCGTGTCCGTGTTCACGCTGACCGCCCTCTCCGGCGAGCGTTACTGTGCCATTGTGAATCCCCTGCGGAAGCTCCAG ACCAAGCCGCTTACTGTCTTCACCGCAGTCATGATCTGGATCCTGGCCATACTGCTGGGCATGCCCTCGTTCCTGGTCTCCGACATCAAGTCCTATCCCGTGCTAACGGCCAATGGCAACATGACCATCGAAGTGTGCTCCCCCTATCGCGACCCGGAGTATGCACA GTACATGGTGGCGGCCAAGGCGTTCATCTACTACCTTTTGCCGCTGTCCATCATCGGGGCGCTCTACATCATGATGGCCAAGAGGCTCCACATCAGCGCGCGCGATATGCCGGGCGAGCAGCAGAGTATGCAGAGTCGCACCCAGGCCAGGGCCCGGCGTCATGTGGCCCGCATGGTGGTGGCCTTCGTGGTGG TCTTCTTCATCTGCTTCTTCCCCTACCACGTCTTCGAGCTTTGGTATCACTTTTACCCCACGGCCGAGGAGGACTTCGATGACTTCTGGAACGTGCTGCGCATCGTGGGATTCTGCACGAG CTTCCTGAACTCTTGCGTAAACCCCGTGGCTCTTTACTGCGTTTCCGGGGTGTTCCGGCAGCACTTCAACCGCTACCTCTGCTGCATCTGCGTCAAGCGGCAGCCGCACCTGCGGCAGCACTCCACGGCCACCGGCATGATGGACAACACCAGCGTGATGTCGATGCGACGCTCAACGTACGTGGGCGGATGCGGAGCTGGAGGCAATCTGCGGGCCTCCCTGCACAGGAACAGCAACCAAGgcgtaggaggaggaggagcactGGGAGGCGGAGCTGGGCGAGTGGGCAGCTTTCACAGGCAGGACTCAATGCCACTGCAGCATGGAAATGGCCATGGGGCGGCGGCTGGAGGCGGCACAGCCTCTGGAACTAGCTGCGGATCAGCCGGACGGGCGGTGGCCGTGGGCGAGAAGAGGTGA